AGAATTATAAAGAACTCTTCAATTGGAGACATAGCAAAGCTAGGAATGTGATTGAAAGAGCTTTTGGTTTGCTTAAAAAAGATGGGCTATTCTTCGAAGTCCTTCTTTCTACCCACTTAAAACTCAGAACAGAATCATAATGGCTTGCATTCTGTTACACAACTTCATTCGAACTCAAATGCCGGATAATCTTGTTGACGAGATTGAAGACGAGACATTAAGCCCAATGCCACCTAATGACAACAACTTTATTGATGATTTTAATTCCTCCGATGCATGGGATATGTGGAGAGATAACTTTGCAATGTCGATGTACCACAACTAAGACAAGTCTTATATGTTGTTGTATCTAAATTGCAAACTTCATTGTCTTTGCTAGTTACATTCTACTGACGTTTTTGAAAACATTTGGAGTGTGCATTATGTATTGGATTACTGATAGTTTTCGAAATTATGGTCTCACATTTGTTTATCCCTTTTCGTATATAACGTTGCATCTCTCATTCTAACTTGTCACGTTTTTTAACAGGTTTATATAGTATAGGGTCTCAAGAAATGGATAGCACAAGTGTGACTTCTAAAGGTAAAAAAACAGAGAAGGTGCGACGTAGTTGGACAGCCCCTGAGGAAGAGGTTCTAATTGTGGCATTAAAAGATGTTATTAGCAAAGGATATAAAACGGAGAACGGATTCTGTAATGGCTATTTACCTTTGTTGGAATCTGCAATGCGTAATGCATTCAAAGATTCTGACTTACGTGGGCATCCACACATAACTTCCAAAATACACGTGTGGAAGAAACATTATGGATGTTTGACAACAATGCTGGCAAGAAGTGGGATTGGTTGGAATGACACAGAAAACATGATTGACGCTACAAATGAGGCATGGGACGCGATACTCAAGGTCACAAagtttttttacatttttaaattttatatttcataTGTATACGTTATTACGACGAACATATTACAGGTCGACAACAGTGTTCGAGTGTTGCGCTACAAGCGGTGGCCACATTATAAAGACTGGTGCGAAATCTTTGGGTATGATAGGGCAACCGGTGATCGAGTGGAGACATTTTCAGCTGTCGTACATGATGTCTTAAATATGCCTGAACATGAACCCATTGACATGGAATTTGGCATGGATGACTTCTATCGGCCAGTGGAAGGAGATGGTGAATCAATGTCTGTAGCTCAGACTCTCTCGTCAAACCCAACTGGAGTTTCGAAGGTGAGGTCAAAGAAACGCAAGCAGTTAGACGAAGTTGACAACCAAATTGTTGCTGCAATCAATAATTTAGCGGATATCACGAAAGAAACAATGTCAAACCTCATCAAAGAGATGGCATCTGATTCGAAAATCGAAAATGCTACGGATAGTGTGTTGGCCACATTAGGAACCATTCCGGAATTAACTTCAGACGATAAAGTGCGTGTGGCGGAGCTACTGGTGGATAACCCGAACAAACTAGCTTTGTTCTTGCGTCTTGATCGTGAAGGAAATATCAGCTTACTCCTTAAACAATAACCTGACATGGTATAGGGTACCATATTTTGCCACGTTATTAATTCTCTGCCTTTTTGGTTATGGAGAACGGTTGTCACTTTTGGTTTTTGGCTTTGCGTCTTTTCTTTGTGGGTACTGCGGCTTCTTTAAAACGATGAAATGGAACTACATTTTGGCGTTACATATTGGCATAGTTGGCCTGTTTACTATATTGTTATACATGTGTTTATTGTACTTGAGTCTCTTAACATCTTCAGTAATGGTCGCAGGCAGTGTACATTTGACATTTTGATTTGTAAACGAAGTCCTAGTTACCGTATTCTGTGGCTGAACTCTTGTTGCATGATGTATTGGCCTCCTAAAATCATTGTATCCGTGCACTTTCGAAATGTGAAATGGAGATCTTAGAAGAGTCTCCGTATAGGTGTGCTCATTTCTGATTTTGTTATTCTCAATTACAGCAGAGTCTCAGTAATGGTTGCAGGCAGTGTAGATTTCGATGAGGTCAAAAAGAGAACGGGTGGTATTATATAGTAATCGAGCTCAGTGTCATCTTTTATTACAACCACCTTCAGCTGCTATAAGGGATGCTACCCAAGCACTTTGTCTGAACAACCCTGTAAATCGACATGCCAAAAGTTTGTGGAGACGAGCACAAGCTTACGACATGTTGGGATTGGCCAAAGAAAGTCTGTTAGATGCTATTATGTTCATAAACGAGTGCTCCTAATCAACTGATCCTGACCTTTCATTGAGGCCGTGAAAGTGACGATTCTGAGTGGGAAACATCTAGTGAAAGTGATTTTGATAATGACATGGATCATTATGTTCAGTCATGTGCTTTCAATTACTCTGTTAAAATTAAGCATGTGCGTGGAAGTACACTAAAAACATATATGCATAAAAACTTGGAATTGTGCGTTCAATCAATTTTAATATGTGCATAAAAAGGGCAACTATGCCAATATACAACACACAGTTAACATATCATAAACCTAATACTTCAACACCCACGACTTACATATCATACTTATCCACACGTTCACTTACCTTCCAAAACAAAAGTTCCCACCAACGCCACAAAGACATAGATATTACAAAACACACACACTTCCGACCGACCGACAAACTAAGACGGAATAAAGATGCATACAGGACATAGTCCACCTGTGAATAGCAAAAGGGTGGAATACTTAAGATATACTTGCACCAAGTTTCATGGAGAGTGCGCTGAGTCATCCGAGGTACTAATTAGTACATCTCCATCTGCTCCTTTTGGAGGTAAAGTTTTCTTCCAAGGGCGACCAGTGGGATGATTGTTGGAACGTTTGTTGCATGCTTTCAAGGCGGGCATTTTAATTTTTGGGCAGTGGACCTCTAACTTTTTGCTAGGATGGTTGTTGGTAGTGCGTATTTTTGGGAAGTCGGAGACTTTGAATGGCACATGCTCCACTTCCTTGCGTACAGCAGTTTGTGCTCCTTCTCCAGTCACTTCTTCATCATCTGAGATGATAATCAACTCCACTTTGTATTCGCTAGTTACAGTTACTTCAGAATTCGATTTGTATGTAACAGACATATTGTGGGTGATCTGCAGAAGAAGCACAAGATGATCAAGGATGATCTGAGCTTGTAAACGAAATATGACAGATGAAGTTGTGCGAGTTTAAGTAAACCAAATACATTAAACATAGTCTACCAACCCAAGAGTAAATGCTTGTCATTCAAAAGAGATAGAGGATCATTTGGATTTGATATCACACCATATGTCAGCCTCCATTCTCATAATTATTTTTGGGTAGTGAGAAAGTGTAAACAGTTTACTCTGTAATTAATATGTGCAGGGATGATTTGATGCATGCTTGTTCACATAACACACATATTCTATTTCTACAAAATATTGGGTACACAAGCAGTAATAATGGTGACAAGATAATATAAGAAAACAGTAAATTCATAAGACCAGTTACGATGACATGAATAAATGAACCGAAGTAAATTTCAGGACACCACTTACTAACACATGAAGAGATCGACCGAAGTAATATCATAAGACCAGTTACTAATACATGATTTAATCAACATAACTAACACATATCCTTATTTAACCGATGTAAATTTCAGATTGTAAATAAGTCACATGAAGGATTACCTAATACAGGAATGTTTGAGCTCCTCCCAAAACTTACACTCGTCACCAAATCAGCCTTGACAAGGAGAAGCTGAAGCATTTGCAAGAAACATCGTAAGAAAAGCACAGAGATGTAAAATGGAACAACAACGTAATCATATTTGCAAGAAAATAACTTACCCATTCACATGCTTCTGTCGTATATACGAGTGTGATATTGTAGGTGCTCAGATTACGAAACAAATAACTGAAGAATAACTAAAAGTCAAAAATTGCACACCCCATATATGTCTCATACGGCAAAACCTATGGAATTACATGTCTTTCACTTGGACAACACAATTTGAATCCACCGAAGTAACATATACGAATAATGCAGTAGatcataatttaaatagaaGGACTACAATAAGGAGGAAAAGAACACAGATCAACGCACATATGAAcccaaaacaacaacaaacatgaTCACGTGAGTAAGGTGTGATCTTCATGCCAGGATTTGGTAACTCATATCTTGTATGCGATATGCCACGGTCCATCTCAGAATCTTGCTTGGTGTCATGCGGAAGACCTTCTTCCCAAGGACGAACATGTGGCCCTGACGATGAGTTCATTGACTCCTTCTTACAAAAGTTTTGGGTACTAGTATTAGATAAATGATCTTCAAAATTAGTTGACGTATGTTCAGAATTATACGGCTGTTCCTCCGTGGGTGTTACATTCCTTCTATGGTACTCAAGATACCAATAGAAACTCTTCCGATGTTTGCGACCAGCGGGACAAATATAGTAATAGTGACCTGGACGAGTAGAGTGATCCCCAGCTTTCCTTAATATCATTACCCCGGTGCCACAATCGCAATGTGGTGGTGTCTTCAGTTCCATGATACCTACAAATCGGTACCTAAAAGTTGAAACATTAGTATATAGATTAACAAATTCTACTCAAATCGGATGAAAATTCCACTTTAACGTTTATGTACGTCTTTGTTGTTAGTTTTGTTTGGAGAAAAGATTGGCTTCGGCAAAATAGCACGAACAAGTTTAAAATCAAAACACAACTACTCATCTATTTTCATACTTGTGTTGGTTAAAAAAAACGATGTGTCAAACATGACTGGGAGAACAAATTACCAGGAAAAATAActgaaaaaattaaataaacataaacataagaAAATAAATACGCGTTCATATCGCGATAGAATTTCAGTTCTGTTTCAGTGAAACTCTGTAATGAAAGATTACTGGAACAAGAAATTCCAAAATTACTCACAGAAAATTTAAGTCGCAGAGAGATCTTGCTTCCACTGGTTCGAACGACTTTTGTAGCTATAATTTATGAGCTAACCTGTACAAAAAACTTCGGTTCACACTAAAATGGAAGCTCACCTCGTCTGTCGATCTTCACGGATGAAGAATTTGGAGAGGAAATCCAGATCGCGCcgcttctttttcacaaacagGAAGTAGGTTTGGGGAGAAGTAAAAGTAATGGGAAATATATTAAACTAATAGATTGAAGGGTAATTTGGTCAAAAATAATTTGACAAGATGTTATCACTCTTCTTAAAAACACACCACACATATTATTATGTATCTCTTAAATTACACACCATATCCTATCAaacatttatcaatcaaattatcaATCATTCAATAATCACATCCTAAAAACCAAGCGAACCCAAAAGGTTTTAAAAACTCATAAGAGTACCAAATAAATGATTTaggcttaaaaatgctaaaacttgataaattatttaaaatgcccaacctaaacttaaaataaaataccacattttaaaattgccaaaatcgtcactggtctttttcctcgatcccgcctcgaataatcgcctgaaacatgaaactcgaaaaacattttaacgtgcatcacctaaacttaaataatttaatttaaaataatacatttaaataagtCGTGCATggctaaaaatcattttaaacttaaataaataatttaacaattaaataattacatttaaataaatcatgcaccactaagactcattttaaaactaaataaattctttaataattaaataaatgcatggttatacgtgtactgaaattGGGCGCTACAAAGGGTGTCAAATCATGTTTTGGATATTGATCAATTTGTTGAAATACAACagatgtattttaattaattgttttaattgcgttaattaattatgttgtgcatatttacatgtttaaaatatatttttctacatggttgcattaaaatgtatttttaaaggttattcgagtcgcgatcgaggaacggggaccgatggctgaaaaataaaaaatgtttataataaataattgtttttaattatttaatgtaTGGGTGAtactttttgttatttttgaaaaataagagattttgagttgatttatacgccgagacctaatttttatcggtgttggtttttcaacataaaTGCGAACGTTTTCACAATCCggctaataaatttacaaatttatttaagcaaaattattttaatattttaattaatcacTAATGAGCTTTGTTGGGCCTAATTAACTacctaatgggcctaagcttgttTAAGgattaattaactatttaatatgcaattaacctaccctaaacctgtggggacccggctctaactcagttctttacgggattaatcggatcgttgttagaaaacgtgggtcaaatttttgcttttaactttaaatcaaatgtatataaaccaAGCATAAGAACTctctttatttaattacaacaaACGTTAATACATGGTTTGTTCTAATACATCCATACCAAACTAAAGTTCCATCGAttttcatgtcatgtcatgttgtggaaagtcacaatcaacgatctgaattcaaaaagggaaaaaggaaaatttttgTGATCATGTTAAAGGATGTTATGTCATGTCAAGGAAAATGTTAAGATttatgtttgcatgtcatgaaaagatatttttacttacaagtattttcactgttgcatgtggttttatatatattatttgctataaagattatggtgtgttgagtctttagactcactaggtgtgatggatgcaggtgaggttgagggaggtcttgatgggtgatttgactggactgataGCGCACACAACCcaaggaccagcgcttctactttttccgTATTATGATTTACgactcatgatttatgttaaagatttttaagactatttatttatgatttttgagagatttttgagaggtttagtatgagctatacttttcaactTATTGCCTTTTGGGTTTGGTAAACAGGCGACGATTTCATTTGATGgctatttcacttgattttaaaatactagatgtttggtattttattttaaaagggtaaaatattaaaaatattttcatgtgtaaAATGTAtatggccgaaaattgagtgttatagaaaaaaaattatagtacTTTTttaaaacgaataagcagacgtgTCATATTTGTTGGATTATCATTTTCTCCCATCTGAGGTACAGCGAAGTTTAAATTCTGGGTTTCGACGTTCAAAATTTTCTTTGGACGTCGTATGAATTTAAGCATATATAAGGTGTTTTAGAATATTATTTTCGCTAAATTACGTTGGACTATAAATCAATCTGGTATCAGCGgagaaaaattttcttgtatcTCTTTTAGAACtgatgtcacgccccgagaccgagattagtcgacatcggcgttgtctcacaatcacataattgcaacacaacaagcctcgtagtaaaTCAAAATAACCTGTCTTTTTCATAACCAATAATCGTCTTTACAATGCGATAGAAATAAAATGCGGAAGCGGAATACAtgataataaaattaaagaCAGAATGAATTCGACTAGTCTCAAATGGGATCTGCTtcatcaccatccccaaaagaaATCCTGCTCTTCACCCTCGATttgttcctcgttcttatctgggtgggaatgtaaggggtgagtattttggggaaatactcagtaaatgaggGCCGATCGTGCATAACAAATATCGAGGATATACAtacaattaaattattttgattatgaAGCATGTTGAATCAAATAATAACCAAAAATACGAATATAGCACTgaaaatcatctcattttctatggtttctactgatcagtcccctatatgttactcctctaaggggcgaggccaaaggaacggttattataacccaccgcatcagggcctaaacaaagtatatcaaagttcggaatttcctttaccatttctaaatcaaatcatttcagtgCATTTAAATAACTCAACAtgctttcaaatattataaCCGATAACGAATAGTTCAAGGGATTTTATACTGAGTGGAAATGAATAAATTATGCCGATCGAATTTTTAAAGTCgtatttaaattatttcctacatatatcatgctcacaaaaataaaaggatttattGTGCCCAAATCTTTTATATAATActatatattttcaaaagtcTACCTTAAAACAATTAGATAATGAATCATATTTATCAATACTaataattacttaaaataatcatatttgtgcaaatttttataaaataaataaaagaaaccCACTTACTTTCCAAAGAGGGTAATCGAGACTTGATGAGATTGTGGGGAGGATTTGAAGCTTTAAATGGCTACGGGTCCagggacagcaacttgctgttgCACAATTCAAAGATGACAGAGAAGCTTCGTGAATTTGCTGCAAGAGGGCTCCTACGGAAGTAAAAGAAAATTGGTAGCAATTTGTTTCTAACCGTTGCGGAAATTCTCGGGATTTTGGACAGCTTGTTAGATCAAGCTTCTCGGCTACTTCTGGATCAACTTCGGGCAGCAAGTAGGCTCGAAAGAATGCGCAGGAACTCAGTTGACGCAGGGGAATTAACAATGGCAGTAACTGGTCTTTGAACGCTACTACGATGCTTCGAATTTGGCCAGGAAATTGGATCAAAAAATCTGCTTTCAAGTATTTAACTTTCGAATTCTTGCACGGCTACGGGGAAGGAGTTTGCAGACTGATGAGGTGGGTTACTACCTTCGGTTCTCCTTATATAGAGGCTTGAATGCTCAGCTACAAGGTAAGTCTCAAATCACTCCACAACTGTTGTTAATTGCTTAGTCAAAGGGTGGTCGCGTTCCCCTCTACCAAGATGAATGTGGCCTCTTCTCGGTTCAAATGCACGGCCGAGACTCCCGCTGCAATGGAGTGATTTCTGGTTTCCTTAAGTTGCAAGATCATCGGTTATATGAATTTCTTCCAAAATTTGTGCACCTCATTTCTTCTTTCCATATTGTTGCACGGCCTTCacattctcccctccttaatgtaagtttcgtcctcgaaacttggattAACTTGTCTTTCGAAAAGGTATGGATATTGATCTTTTATTTTCTCCTCGAGTTCCCAGGTGGCTTCTTTTTCTGTATGGTTAgaccattgtactttgacatatggAATCGTTCGTCGCCTTAGTACTTGGTCCTTTGTATCCACGATTCTGATCGGGACTTCCTTATAAGTAAGTCCTTCATTCAAGTCTCCCTCGACTAAGAGTGGTTCAGCTTCAAGGATGTGGCTTGGATCCGAAACATATCTTCTTAGTTGTGACACATGGAAGACATTATGGATTTTAGACATCCTCGGTGGAAGTGCCAATCTGTATGCAAGTGTTCCCACTTTTCCCAGAATTTCAAAAGGTCCAACATATCTAGGGTTCAGTTTCCCGGGTTGGTTGAATCGAACCACACCTTTCATTGGTGATACTTTCAAGTATGCTTTATCTCCCGCTACGAATTCCACTGGTCTTCTTTTCAAATCAGCCCAACTTTTCTGTCGGTCTTGAGCCACTTTGAGTCTCTCCTTGATTATAGCGACTTTACccactgtttcttggatcaaCTCGGGTCCAGTGATGGCtttttcccctacttcatcccaatatagtggTGACCGACATTTTCGCCCATACAGAGCTTCATACGGCGCCATTCCGATGCTGCTGTGAAAACTGTTATTGTAAGcaaactcaaccaaaggcaaatGTTCGCTCCAATTACCGCTAAAGTCTAGAGCacatgctctcagcatgtcTTCTAAAGTTTGAATTGTCCTCTCTGTTTGACCATCGGTCTGAGGGTGGTAGGCCGTACTGAGGGTGACCTTAGTTCCCATGGCTTGTtgaaaactcttccaaaaaCGAGATACAAACCTCGGGTCTCTGTCTGACAATATGCTGACTGGAACTCCATGTAATCGTACGATATTATTCATGTACAACGTGGCTAGCTTGTCCAAATTATAGTTCATGCGGACTGGTAAGAAATgcgcagattttgtgagtctatctacgattacccagATACCATCATAGCTTTGTCTAGACTTTGGTAACCcgaccacaaagtccatggagatatgttctcatttccattctggaatctCTAGAGGTTGAAGAAGTCCTCCAGGTCTTTGGTGCTCTGCTTTGACTTTCTGGCacacaagacacttggaaacaaatataGCAACATCCTTtttcattccactccaccagaAATTCTTCTTTAGgtctctgtacatcttggtactgccaggatggactgaaaatttcgacttatgtgcttctgacattacttcttgtcgaagGTTATCGATGTCTGGTACGCACAATCGTCCTTTTATCCAAAGGACTCCTTTGTCGTCGATCTGAGTATCTTGAGACTTCGCTTCCTTAGCTTGTTCCTTAAGTTTTACTAGAACTGGGTCTCGGTCCTGGTTCAACTTGACGATTTCTCGCAGACATGGTTGAGCGGAGAGTGCAGCTAAGGTAACCTTACTCATATTCCTCCaactcaaagcatcagctacTTTGTTTGCCTTacctggatggtagcttatagtcaagtcataatccttcaacagcTCAATccatcgtctttgtctcatatttaattctttttgggtgaacaagtatttgaggctctggtggtctgtgaagatttcGCACTTggagccatagagataatgtctccatatcttcaaagcaaagacgaCTACTGCCAGTTCGAGGTCGTGAGTGGGATAATTTCGTTCATGCGGCTTCAACTGccttgaagcataggcaatcactcttccttcttgcatgagtacacatcccaacccttccTTCGATGCGTCACTGTAGATGGTGAAATCCTTATCTTCAGTGGGCAAGACTAACACTGGTGTAGACGCGAGCTTTTCTTTCAATGTCTGAAAACTTTTCTCGCAGTTGTCATCCcaaatgaatttagaattctTTTGGGTAAGCCTTGTTAATGGTACGGCTATGGAAGAGAATCCTTCAACGAATTTCCTGTAATAGCCTGCCAATCCGAGAAAGCTTCTAATGTCTGTGGCGTTTCTCGGTTTCGGCCAGTCTAGAATTGACTCTACTTTCTTTGGGTCCACTGATACTCCTGCTTCCAATATCACATGCCCTAAAAAGGACACACTGtttagccagaattcgcatttcttgaacttggcatAGAGTTCTTTCTCCCTTAAAGTTTGTAGAGTGAGGCGGAGATGCTCTTCGTGATCTTCTTTGCTAGGAGAGTAGACAAGgatgtcatcaatgaatacCACTATGAACCGATCCAGGAACGGCTTGAAAACTCTGTTCATTAGGTCCATAAAGGCTGCTGGTGCGTTTGTCAGGCCAAAAGGCATCACTGTGaattcgtagtgtccataccttgtcCGAAAGGCCGTCTTTGGGATGTCTTCAGCCCTGACCTTCAATTGGTGGTAGCCCGTTCTCAAATCCAATTTGGAAAATACTGTGGCTCCCTTAAGCTGATCAAACAGGTCATCTATTCTCGGAAGagggtacttgttcttgacattGATCTTATTCAATTCTCTATAGTCAATgcacagcctcatgctcccatctttcttcttgacaaaaagtactggagctccccatggAGACGCACTTGGTCGAATCTGCTTtttgtctagcaattcttgaagttgctcCTTTAGCTCCTTAAGTTcagctggtgccattctgtacggtgcCTTGGAGATG
This region of Primulina eburnea isolate SZY01 chromosome 14, ASM2296580v1, whole genome shotgun sequence genomic DNA includes:
- the LOC140812465 gene encoding uncharacterized protein isoform X2, yielding MDSTSVTSKGKKTEKVRRSWTAPEEEVLIVALKDVISKGYKTENGFCNGYLPLLESAMRNAFKDSDLRGHPHITSKIHVWKKHYGCLTTMLARSGIGWNDTENMIDATNEAWDAILKVDNSVRVLRYKRWPHYKDWCEIFGYDRATGDRVETFSAVVHDVLNMPEHEPIDMEFGMDDFYRPVEGDGESMSVAQTLSSNPTGVSKVRSKKRKQLDEVDNQIVAAINNLADITKETMSNLIKEMASDSKIENATDSVLATLGTIPELTSDDKVRVAELLVDNPNKLALFLRLDREGNISLLLKQ
- the LOC140812465 gene encoding uncharacterized protein isoform X1, which translates into the protein MDSTSVTSKGKKTEKVRRSWTAPEEEVLIVALKDVISKGYKTENGFCNGYLPLLESAMRNAFKDSDLRGHPHITSKIHVWKKHYGCLTTMLARSGIGWNDTENMIDATNEAWDAILKVTKFFYIFKFYISYVYVITTNILQVDNSVRVLRYKRWPHYKDWCEIFGYDRATGDRVETFSAVVHDVLNMPEHEPIDMEFGMDDFYRPVEGDGESMSVAQTLSSNPTGVSKVRSKKRKQLDEVDNQIVAAINNLADITKETMSNLIKEMASDSKIENATDSVLATLGTIPELTSDDKVRVAELLVDNPNKLALFLRLDREGNISLLLKQ